Genomic DNA from Methanobacteriaceae archaeon:
TTATTAATTAAAGTACTTAAAATACTTAGTTTTTAAAATAAAAGAATTGTAATCAATTAAAAAAATTGTTTTAAAATAAAAAAAGAGAAAATTAGTTATGCATGAAGTTATAATGATCAATGTATCTTTGCAATACTTCATCAATTGTACCTTCATCCATTACAAGTTTTATACCAACTTCGTTAGCTAAAACCTTGGTTTTAAATCCATATTGAACAGAAATCAAAACATCACAGTCACTGCAAGCTTTAATAACTATATTTCCCTGATGTTTTGAGTTATCATCGATTTCAATATCTCTTTTTTCAACGAATTTAACATTATCGTCCACATAATCATATATGCAGACAGATTTTGCTTTTCCAAGATGTAAATCAACATTTACACCATCAGAAGATACAACTGCTAATCGCATAATTTAACCTCTATACTTCAGCACCATCTAATGCGTGGCGACATGCACACTCAGGTGCGTCTTCAGCATTTTTAATAAAGTTATAAATCAATTCAAGTAATTCTGATTCTTTTTGACTAACCATTTCAAATACTTCATCGATGGTTAATATGTCATCAGAAATACCTGCAGCATAATTGGATACTATACAAATTGAGTTATAGCAGATTCCTCTTTCACGAGCAAGGCTAACTTCAGGAACTCCAGTCATTCCCACTAAATCTCCTCCAAGCATTTTAAACATTTTAATTTCAGCCGGAGTTTCAAAACGTGGTCCTTCTGTACATACGTAGGTTCCACCTAAAATTACATCACCGGATTTTGCCAAAATATCTCTTAATGTTGGACAATATGGTTCGGTAACATCAATGTGAACTACTTTGTCTTCATAGAAGGTTTTTGCTCTGTTTTGTGAGAAATCTAAAAAGTCATCAGGAATTACAAAGGTTCCAGGACCCATATCAGTATTCATTGATCCAACAGAGTTAGTAGCTATTATTTGAGTAACACCCACATTTTTTAAAGCATCAATGTTTGCTCTGTAATTGATTTTGTGTGGTGGGATTGAGTGACCTGCTGCATGGCGAGGAATAAAAGCAACAGTTTTGGAAAATATTTCCAAAATAGAGACTGTTACTTGCCCATAATCAGTTTCAACTATTTTTTCAACACATGAATCTGCTTTTTGGGTAATTTCGTATACTCCACTACCACCGATAATTCCAATCATATAATCATCCTTTGCAGACTGAAAGTGGTTTAACTTTAGCTACGAGTTTAGCAATACCAGTTTCGTCAGATACTCTAACTACGCTGTCAACATCTTTATAAGCACCAGGAGCTTCTTCTGCAATTACAGTTTTACTGGTAGCTTTGATTTTGATACCTTTTGCTGCTAAATCGTCAGTAATTTCATCAGGATCATAGTCTTTTTTAGCTTTGGATCTTGAGAGAACTCTTCCAGCACCGTGAGCGGTTGAACCGAATGTTTCTTCCATTGCTACATCTGTTCCGCATAAAACGTATGATGCAGTTCCCATTGTTCCAGGGATTAATACTGGCTGACCGACAGCTCTATATTTTTCAGGAACTTCTTCTCTTCCAGGTCCGAATGCACGGGTTGCACCTTTTCTGTGGACTAATACTTCTTCTTCACGGTTGTAGACTTTATGAGTTTCCATTTTTGCAATGTTATGAGCAACATCGTAGACAATATCCATTTCCATATCTTTTGCGGATTTTCCTAAGACTTCTTCAAAGGTTTCACGAACCCAGTGAGTCATCATTTGTCTGTTTGCCCATGCATAATTAGCTGCCGCAGCCATAGCTTGGATATAATCTTGTGCTTCTTTTGAGTCAAGTGGTGCGCATGCTAATTGTCTGTCATCAATATTAACTTTGTATTTTTTATAAGCTTTATCCATCACTCTTAAGTAGTCAGAACATACTTGGTGACCGCATCCTCTGGAACCTGAGTGAATCATAACTACAATCATTCCTTTTTCAAGGCCAAAGACTTTTGCTACTTCTTCATTGTAGATTTCATCAACAACTTGGACTTCTAAGAAGTGGTTACCTGAACCAAGAGAACCTAATTGTGGAATTCCTCTTTTTTTAGCTTTTTCAGATACAATGCTTGAGTTTGCATCAACCATTCTTC
This window encodes:
- the mtnP gene encoding S-methyl-5'-thioadenosine phosphorylase, which encodes MIGIIGGSGVYEITQKADSCVEKIVETDYGQVTVSILEIFSKTVAFIPRHAAGHSIPPHKINYRANIDALKNVGVTQIIATNSVGSMNTDMGPGTFVIPDDFLDFSQNRAKTFYEDKVVHIDVTEPYCPTLRDILAKSGDVILGGTYVCTEGPRFETPAEIKMFKMLGGDLVGMTGVPEVSLARERGICYNSICIVSNYAAGISDDILTIDEVFEMVSQKESELLELIYNFIKNAEDAPECACRHALDGAEV
- a CDS encoding RtcB family protein → MSIKDEIKKVRDNVYEIPGSFNKKMRASGRFYIADEYFDELEDGAIEQIVNVACLPGVQRYSIGLPDIHFGYGFPIGGVAAFSLRNGIVSPGGVGFDINCGVRLIKSNLKVEDIEDSLDELTEKLFKNIPSGVGSKGKIRLEEDEINDVLDYGAQWAVDNGYGWPEDLDVLEENGRMVDANSSIVSEKAKKRGIPQLGSLGSGNHFLEVQVVDEIYNEEVAKVFGLEKGMIVVMIHSGSRGCGHQVCSDYLRVMDKAYKKYKVNIDDRQLACAPLDSKEAQDYIQAMAAAANYAWANRQMMTHWVRETFEEVLGKSAKDMEMDIVYDVAHNIAKMETHKVYNREEEVLVHRKGATRAFGPGREEVPEKYRAVGQPVLIPGTMGTASYVLCGTDVAMEETFGSTAHGAGRVLSRSKAKKDYDPDEITDDLAAKGIKIKATSKTVIAEEAPGAYKDVDSVVRVSDETGIAKLVAKVKPLSVCKG
- a CDS encoding NifB/NifX family molybdenum-iron cluster-binding protein gives rise to the protein MRLAVVSSDGVNVDLHLGKAKSVCIYDYVDDNVKFVEKRDIEIDDNSKHQGNIVIKACSDCDVLISVQYGFKTKVLANEVGIKLVMDEGTIDEVLQRYIDHYNFMHN